The following proteins are encoded in a genomic region of Drosophila willistoni isolate 14030-0811.24 chromosome 2L unlocalized genomic scaffold, UCI_dwil_1.1 Seg196, whole genome shotgun sequence:
- the LOC6639629 gene encoding protein mahjong isoform X2, protein MSEGNATNNDNSSPAAPAAGAMDEDDAAAVAAAADMEANMMDDAFAMAVAYQSDEDELNPTDEPADESHSAESNPSADEPNADADEEIEADAQAADGAAAAQEGEEDANGNDEDNAGDRRSATKREFTQIIEKWEQEQTTNGYDPLPTLKSLAEIFEREKDAYMRKDPDPLDSRHPYRADPSCLYGLLLRQLFRKDLFMNKLLNDYLRENYFTRQNVSRSSLELNILACRLVLEVMPGLETTVVFQAADDDGTINRLYTWAEDSIEPLQSYATGLLAMAMEVSDIAINYRDQNMRLVPKMIKRLHMLLAISKSAANDASTSVDPNSSSISWVACGASAPQSPQHNGSGLTSSLHADSSNMSILFENSRDAFATSHYYRRMYIPLHPPTADTSQKLIMRYLTSLGEYQEFLAMAFENNVMQLIFGYLENLNRRDTCLAYEVLKYLASLLCHKKFALEFIAHGGLEVLMKVPRPSLATTGVSIAIYYLAYCEDAMERICSMQRPIISELVRYALWILGRCHMSSKCHATMFFSLSFQFKVILDEFDAQDGLRKLYNVISVLKILDPTHNEGNNDLDINDDEECASRQMVRHVCVALKRYIEAHFFYKYNNFLCQQYASSSFFSRHPTVATKLTFDQLHEQIRTLQEHTSVRAHWEPVDQLMKLGVITMLLRIMAFSYDWVNSGRAETVRSALDVLSVCCIIPRVYILLCERMQMLDNTTTSGFCSVLGAAAGEITTDAEVLKSALAVLCHCVCSPIIRKDGGNHHLIKFGNSSRKNKANQKYAEELIEKVWESVCSNNGIVVLLSLMQTKGPITDADCIRGMACRALAGLARSDRVRQIVSKLPLFASGQLQTLMKDPILQEKRAEHVIFQKYALELLERISGKTKPLNNPLDPSLTNMHKANVIAQTRIQYNDKQLFQLIFEHLESKGLQQTAQMLQKEVGLPLQAPTPRNFHQSPFDYKTLPGSSGSISRHRLRSRMQDVNAAIMGITDEASPSAGVGGIPNFSYLPTSSTSSQTPIKLRKTERMTLNSSSSSSSIGRSLQKHFTEPSGVGPGAISLPDEEFITQKRITLNTIVTEYLTNQHSLCNNPVTTCPQFDLFEPHKCPDPRPSRLLSSNYNLTSRHFRTQAGFDTGRYDRRHVHTHFAPWRTLRSADYEELEFNCCDLVGKYIIVGTQQGHGRVFNMNDGIEQFSMNCHNFSVDAIKANRAGDLVLTTSLWRTPTSILWNIADNEFKSKLRLTEVTYCEFSHTSQDRLLGTQNESASLFDINTGTKVSTFTPTIPNQYTKNRATLCRTDELLLSDGVLWDVRSGKEIHKFDKFNQCISGVFHPNCLEIIANTEVWDLRTFHLLQTVPVLDQRNCTFSPMHVIYGARLGADRDEVMETYDTSFNVLDAYDYSSIATIDVKRNINDLSVSANGSLIAVVEDHTSYDSKQETYVKIYAVGVKKSERSEEEDDEEVPDSDEEGSDTGSENGPNFLGFPLRSHRNLNFNMGSSSDDEDDELNDLLEDTDDGDDDDDEDDNDDDDDGGGDDDDDNPSDVDLEFEFSDFD, encoded by the exons ATGTCAGAGGGCAATGCAACAAACAATGATAATTCATCGCCGGCGGCGCCAGCAGCTGGAGCTATGGATGAGGATGATGCCGCCGCCGTCGCGGCAGCCGCGGATATGGAGGCAAACATGATGGACGATGCTTTCGCCATGGCTGTGGCCTACCAGAGCGATGAAGATGAGCTTAACCCCACAGATGAGCCAGCCGATGAGAGTCACAGTGCCGAAAGTAATCCCAGTGCGGATGAACCCAACGCTGATGCTGATGAGGAGATTGAGGCTGATGCTCAAGCAGCTGATGGTGCAGCTGCTGCTCAAGAAGGTGAAGAAGATGCCAATGGAAATGATGAGGATAATGCTGGCGATCGTCGTTCTGCCACCAAAAGGGAATTCACACAAATTATTGAGAAATGGGAGCAAGAGCAGACCACAAATGGTTACGACCCATTGCCCACATTAAAAAG CTTGGCAGAGATCTTTGAGCGTGAAAAAGATGCCTACATGCGTAAAGATCCGGATCCATTGGACTCCAGACATCCCTACAGAGCTGATCCCAGTTGTCTGTATGGTTTACTACTCCGCCAGCTCTTCCGCAAAGATCTGTTTATGAATAAGCTGCTCAACGATTATTTGCGTGAGAATTACTTTACACGTCAGAATGTATCGCGCAGCTCCTTGGAGCTAAATATCCTAGCCTGTCGCTTGGTATTGGAGGTGATGCCCGGCCTGGAAACCACTGTGGTCTTTCAGGCTGCCGACGATGATGGAACAATAAATCGCCTTTACACTTGGGCCGAGGACAGCATCGAGCCGCTACAGAGCTACGCCACTGGTCTTCTGGCCATGGCCATGGAGGTCAGTGATATAGCCATAAACTACAGAGATCAGAATATGCGTCTGGTGCCAAAGATGATAAAACGCCTGCACATGCTGTTGGCCATCAGTAAAAGTGCCGCCAACGATGCTTCCACGTCAGTGGATCCCAATTCGTCCTCCATAAGCTGGGTGGCTTGTGGCGCCTCGGCTCCGCAGTCACCCCAACATAATGGAAGTGGATTAACCAGTTCCCTTCATGCCGATTCCTCGAATATGTCCATACTATTTGAGAATAGCCGGGATGCCTTTGCCACTTCGCATTATTATCGGCGCATGTATATCCCACTGCATCCACCCACAGCCGATACCAGCCAGAAGTTAATCATGCGCTATCTAACCAGCTTGGGTGAATATCAAGAGTTCCTGGCCATGGCCTTTGAGAATAATGTAATGCAATTGATCTTTGGTTATCTGGAGAATCTTAATCGTCGGGACACATGCTTGGCCTACGAAGTCCTCAAGTATTTGGCCTCTCTGCTGTGTCATAAGAAGTTTGCCTTGGAATTCATAGCTCATGGTGGGCTGGAG GTTCTGATGAAAGTTCCACGTCCTAGTTTGGCTACAACTGGCGTTTCCATAGCCATTTACTATTTAGCCTATTGCGAGGATGCCATGGAACGTATTTGCTCCATGCAGCGTCCCATTATATCAGAGTTGGTACGCTATGCCCTCTGGATATTGGGACGTTGTCACATGTCATCCAAATGTCATGCCACCATGTTTTTCAGCCTTAGTTTTCAATTCAAAGTCATTCTTGATGAATTCGATGCCCAGGATGGCCTTAGAAAACTTTACAATGTG ATATCAGTCCTTAAGATCCTCGATCCCACACACAATGAGGGCAACAATGATTTGGACATTAACGATGATGAGGAATGTGCGTCACGCCAAATGGTGCGTCATGTTTGCGTAGCCCTCAAGCGTTACATTGAAGCGCATTTCTTCTACAAATACAACAACTTCCTGTGCCAACAATATGCCTCGTCGTCGTTCTTCAGCCGCCATCCGACGGTGGCCACCAAATTGACATTCGATCAATTGCACGAACAGATCAGAACACTGCAAGAACACACCTCTGTGCGAGCCCACTGGGAGCCAGTGGATCAGCTTATGAAATTGGGTGTGATCACCATGTTGCTGAGGATTATGGCTTTCAGCTACGATTGGGTCAACAGTGGCCGAGCGGAAACGGTGCGCTCTGCCCTGGATGTGCTGAGTGTCTGCTGTATTATACCCCGCGTCTATATTTTGCTGTGCGAACGGATGCAAATGCTTGATAATACCACAACCTCTGGTTTCTGTTCGGTCCTGGGAGCAGCAGCCGGTGAGATAACCACCGATGCGGAGGTCTTGAAATCCGCTCTGGCCGTGCTCTGTCATTGCGTGTGCTCGCCCATTATACGCAAAGATGGTGGAAATCATCATCTGATCAAATTCGGCAACTCCTCGCGAAAGAATAAGGCCAATCAAAAGTACGCCGAGGAGCTGATTGAAAAAGTATGGGAATCTGTGTGTTCCAACAATGGAATAGTCGTTCTACTCTCCCTTATGCAGACCAAAGGACCCATTACCGATGCGGATTGCATACGAGGCATGGCCTGTCGTGCTCTAGCTGGACTGGCCCGATCGGATCGTGTACGGCAAATTGTCAGTAAACTTCCACTCTTTGCCAGTGGCCAATTGCAGACTCTTATGAAGGATCCCATACTGCAGGAGAAGCGGGCCGAGCATGtaatctttcaaaaatatgccCTCGAACTGCTGGAGAGGATTTCGGGCAAGACCAAGCCGCTGAACAATCCATTGGATCCCTCTCTAACGAATATGCACAAGGCCAATGTGATAGCTCAGACGCGGATTCAGTACAATGACAAGCAGCTCTTTCAGTTGATTTTTGAGCATCTGGAGAGCAAGGGATTGCAGCAGACAGCACAAATGCTGCAGAAGGAAGTGGGTTTGCCTCTCCAAGCGCCGACTCCAAGGAATTTCCATCAATCTCCATTCGACTATAAGACTTTGCCCGGTAGTAGTGGCTCCATATCGCGTCATCGTTTGAGATCCCGCATGCAGGATGTCAATGCCGCCATTATGGGCATCACAGATGAAGCCTCTCCCAGTGCCGGTGTGGGCGGCATACCGAATTTCAGTTACTTGCCCACCTCTTCCACGAGCAGCCAGACACCGATTAAGCTGAGGAAAACAGAACGCATGACTTTGAATTCTTCATCGTCCAGCTCATCGATAGGCCGTTCCCTGCAGAAACATTTCACAGAGCCATCGGGAGTGGGTCCTGGAGCCATTAGCCTGCCCGATGAGGAGTTCATCACCCAAAAAAGAATCACTTTGAATACCATTGTAACGGAATATCTAACCAATCAGCATTCGTTGTGCAACAATCCAGTTACCACCTGCCCCCAGTTCGATCTGTTTGAGCCCCACAAATGTCCCGATCCACGACCTAGTCGCCTGCTCAGCTCGAACTACAATCTGACCAGCAGACATTTTCGTACTCAAGCCGGTTTCGACACAGGACGCTACGATCGACGACATGTCCACACTCATTTCGCTCCCTGGCGCACTCTGCGTTCGGCCGACTACGAGGAATTGGAATTCAATTGCTGTGATCTGGTGGGCAAATACATTATTGTTGGCACCCAACAGGGACATGGCAGAGTCTTCAATATGAACGATGGCATCGAACAGTTCTCGATGAATTGTCACAACTTCAGTGTGGATGCCATTAAAGCAAATCGGGCTGGAGATTTGGTTCTAACCACAAGTCTCTGGCGTACTCCCACAAGCATATTGTGGAATATTGCGGATAATGAATTCAAATCCAAATTGAGGCTAACTGAAGTCACCTACTGTGAGTTTAGTCACACATCTCAGGATCGTTTGCTGGGCACACAGAATGAG AGTGCATCTTTGTTTGATATTAATACCGGGACCAAAGTGTCTACTTTTACACCAACCATACCCAATCAATATACCAAAAATCGAGCCACACTCTGCCGCACGGATGAGCTCTTGCTGTCGG ATGGCGTCTTGTGGGATGTGCGTTCTGGCAAGGAAATTCATAAATTTGATAAGTTTAATCAATGTATATCGGGAGTCTTCCATCCAAATTGTCTGGAG ATTATTGCCAATACTGAGGTCTGGGATTTGCGCACATTTCATTTACTCCAAACTGTACCTGTGTTGGATCAGCGTAATTGCACCTTCTCACCCATGCATGTTATATATGGTGCCAGATTGGGTGCCGACAGGGATGAGGTTATGGAGACATATGATACCAGCTTTAATGTATTGGATGCCTATGACTACTCTAGCATAGCCACAATCGATGTAAAGAGGAATATCAATGACTTGAGTGTTAGTGCCAATGGCAGTCTGATTGCCGTAGTGGAGGATCATACCAGTTATGACTCGAAGCAGGAGACTTATGTGAAGATCTATGCGGTGGGCGTGAAGAAGAGTGAACGTTCGGAAGAG
- the LOC6639629 gene encoding protein mahjong isoform X1, whose protein sequence is MSEGNATNNDNSSPAAPAAGAMDEDDAAAVAAAADMEANMMDDAFAMAVAYQSDEDELNPTDEPADESHSAESNPSADEPNADADEEIEADAQAADGAAAAQEGEEDANGNDEDNAGDRRSATKREFTQIIEKWEQEQTTNGYDPLPTLKSLAEIFEREKDAYMRKDPDPLDSRHPYRADPSCLYGLLLRQLFRKDLFMNKLLNDYLRENYFTRQNVSRSSLELNILACRLVLEVMPGLETTVVFQAADDDGTINRLYTWAEDSIEPLQSYATGLLAMAMEVSDIAINYRDQNMRLVPKMIKRLHMLLAISKSAANDASTSVDPNSSSISWVACGASAPQSPQHNGSGLTSSLHADSSNMSILFENSRDAFATSHYYRRMYIPLHPPTADTSQKLIMRYLTSLGEYQEFLAMAFENNVMQLIFGYLENLNRRDTCLAYEVLKYLASLLCHKKFALEFIAHGGLEVLMKVPRPSLATTGVSIAIYYLAYCEDAMERICSMQRPIISELVRYALWILGRCHMSSKCHATMFFSLSFQFKVILDEFDAQDGLRKLYNVISVLKILDPTHNEGNNDLDINDDEECASRQMVRHVCVALKRYIEAHFFYKYNNFLCQQYASSSFFSRHPTVATKLTFDQLHEQIRTLQEHTSVRAHWEPVDQLMKLGVITMLLRIMAFSYDWVNSGRAETVRSALDVLSVCCIIPRVYILLCERMQMLDNTTTSGFCSVLGAAAGEITTDAEVLKSALAVLCHCVCSPIIRKDGGNHHLIKFGNSSRKNKANQKYAEELIEKVWESVCSNNGIVVLLSLMQTKGPITDADCIRGMACRALAGLARSDRVRQIVSKLPLFASGQLQTLMKDPILQEKRAEHVIFQKYALELLERISGKTKPLNNPLDPSLTNMHKANVIAQTRIQYNDKQLFQLIFEHLESKGLQQTAQMLQKEVGLPLQAPTPRNFHQSPFDYKTLPGSSGSISRHRLRSRMQDVNAAIMGITDEASPSAGVGGIPNFSYLPTSSTSSQTPIKLRKTERMTLNSSSSSSSIGRSLQKHFTEPSGVGPGAISLPDEEFITQKRITLNTIVTEYLTNQHSLCNNPVTTCPQFDLFEPHKCPDPRPSRLLSSNYNLTSRHFRTQAGFDTGRYDRRHVHTHFAPWRTLRSADYEELEFNCCDLVGKYIIVGTQQGHGRVFNMNDGIEQFSMNCHNFSVDAIKANRAGDLVLTTSLWRTPTSILWNIADNEFKSKLRLTEVTYCEFSHTSQDRLLGTQNESASLFDINTGTKVSTFTPTIPNQYTKNRATLCRTDELLLSDGVLWDVRSGKEIHKFDKFNQCISGVFHPNCLEIIANTEVWDLRTFHLLQTVPVLDQRNCTFSPMHVIYGARLGADRDEVMETYDTSFNVLDAYDYSSIATIDVKRNINDLSVSANGSLIAVVEDHTSYDSKQETYVKIYAVGVKKSERSEEEDDEEVPDSDEEGSDTGSENAFALGPNFLGFPLRSHRNLNFNMGSSSDDEDDELNDLLEDTDDGDDDDDEDDNDDDDDGGGDDDDDNPSDVDLEFEFSDFD, encoded by the exons ATGTCAGAGGGCAATGCAACAAACAATGATAATTCATCGCCGGCGGCGCCAGCAGCTGGAGCTATGGATGAGGATGATGCCGCCGCCGTCGCGGCAGCCGCGGATATGGAGGCAAACATGATGGACGATGCTTTCGCCATGGCTGTGGCCTACCAGAGCGATGAAGATGAGCTTAACCCCACAGATGAGCCAGCCGATGAGAGTCACAGTGCCGAAAGTAATCCCAGTGCGGATGAACCCAACGCTGATGCTGATGAGGAGATTGAGGCTGATGCTCAAGCAGCTGATGGTGCAGCTGCTGCTCAAGAAGGTGAAGAAGATGCCAATGGAAATGATGAGGATAATGCTGGCGATCGTCGTTCTGCCACCAAAAGGGAATTCACACAAATTATTGAGAAATGGGAGCAAGAGCAGACCACAAATGGTTACGACCCATTGCCCACATTAAAAAG CTTGGCAGAGATCTTTGAGCGTGAAAAAGATGCCTACATGCGTAAAGATCCGGATCCATTGGACTCCAGACATCCCTACAGAGCTGATCCCAGTTGTCTGTATGGTTTACTACTCCGCCAGCTCTTCCGCAAAGATCTGTTTATGAATAAGCTGCTCAACGATTATTTGCGTGAGAATTACTTTACACGTCAGAATGTATCGCGCAGCTCCTTGGAGCTAAATATCCTAGCCTGTCGCTTGGTATTGGAGGTGATGCCCGGCCTGGAAACCACTGTGGTCTTTCAGGCTGCCGACGATGATGGAACAATAAATCGCCTTTACACTTGGGCCGAGGACAGCATCGAGCCGCTACAGAGCTACGCCACTGGTCTTCTGGCCATGGCCATGGAGGTCAGTGATATAGCCATAAACTACAGAGATCAGAATATGCGTCTGGTGCCAAAGATGATAAAACGCCTGCACATGCTGTTGGCCATCAGTAAAAGTGCCGCCAACGATGCTTCCACGTCAGTGGATCCCAATTCGTCCTCCATAAGCTGGGTGGCTTGTGGCGCCTCGGCTCCGCAGTCACCCCAACATAATGGAAGTGGATTAACCAGTTCCCTTCATGCCGATTCCTCGAATATGTCCATACTATTTGAGAATAGCCGGGATGCCTTTGCCACTTCGCATTATTATCGGCGCATGTATATCCCACTGCATCCACCCACAGCCGATACCAGCCAGAAGTTAATCATGCGCTATCTAACCAGCTTGGGTGAATATCAAGAGTTCCTGGCCATGGCCTTTGAGAATAATGTAATGCAATTGATCTTTGGTTATCTGGAGAATCTTAATCGTCGGGACACATGCTTGGCCTACGAAGTCCTCAAGTATTTGGCCTCTCTGCTGTGTCATAAGAAGTTTGCCTTGGAATTCATAGCTCATGGTGGGCTGGAG GTTCTGATGAAAGTTCCACGTCCTAGTTTGGCTACAACTGGCGTTTCCATAGCCATTTACTATTTAGCCTATTGCGAGGATGCCATGGAACGTATTTGCTCCATGCAGCGTCCCATTATATCAGAGTTGGTACGCTATGCCCTCTGGATATTGGGACGTTGTCACATGTCATCCAAATGTCATGCCACCATGTTTTTCAGCCTTAGTTTTCAATTCAAAGTCATTCTTGATGAATTCGATGCCCAGGATGGCCTTAGAAAACTTTACAATGTG ATATCAGTCCTTAAGATCCTCGATCCCACACACAATGAGGGCAACAATGATTTGGACATTAACGATGATGAGGAATGTGCGTCACGCCAAATGGTGCGTCATGTTTGCGTAGCCCTCAAGCGTTACATTGAAGCGCATTTCTTCTACAAATACAACAACTTCCTGTGCCAACAATATGCCTCGTCGTCGTTCTTCAGCCGCCATCCGACGGTGGCCACCAAATTGACATTCGATCAATTGCACGAACAGATCAGAACACTGCAAGAACACACCTCTGTGCGAGCCCACTGGGAGCCAGTGGATCAGCTTATGAAATTGGGTGTGATCACCATGTTGCTGAGGATTATGGCTTTCAGCTACGATTGGGTCAACAGTGGCCGAGCGGAAACGGTGCGCTCTGCCCTGGATGTGCTGAGTGTCTGCTGTATTATACCCCGCGTCTATATTTTGCTGTGCGAACGGATGCAAATGCTTGATAATACCACAACCTCTGGTTTCTGTTCGGTCCTGGGAGCAGCAGCCGGTGAGATAACCACCGATGCGGAGGTCTTGAAATCCGCTCTGGCCGTGCTCTGTCATTGCGTGTGCTCGCCCATTATACGCAAAGATGGTGGAAATCATCATCTGATCAAATTCGGCAACTCCTCGCGAAAGAATAAGGCCAATCAAAAGTACGCCGAGGAGCTGATTGAAAAAGTATGGGAATCTGTGTGTTCCAACAATGGAATAGTCGTTCTACTCTCCCTTATGCAGACCAAAGGACCCATTACCGATGCGGATTGCATACGAGGCATGGCCTGTCGTGCTCTAGCTGGACTGGCCCGATCGGATCGTGTACGGCAAATTGTCAGTAAACTTCCACTCTTTGCCAGTGGCCAATTGCAGACTCTTATGAAGGATCCCATACTGCAGGAGAAGCGGGCCGAGCATGtaatctttcaaaaatatgccCTCGAACTGCTGGAGAGGATTTCGGGCAAGACCAAGCCGCTGAACAATCCATTGGATCCCTCTCTAACGAATATGCACAAGGCCAATGTGATAGCTCAGACGCGGATTCAGTACAATGACAAGCAGCTCTTTCAGTTGATTTTTGAGCATCTGGAGAGCAAGGGATTGCAGCAGACAGCACAAATGCTGCAGAAGGAAGTGGGTTTGCCTCTCCAAGCGCCGACTCCAAGGAATTTCCATCAATCTCCATTCGACTATAAGACTTTGCCCGGTAGTAGTGGCTCCATATCGCGTCATCGTTTGAGATCCCGCATGCAGGATGTCAATGCCGCCATTATGGGCATCACAGATGAAGCCTCTCCCAGTGCCGGTGTGGGCGGCATACCGAATTTCAGTTACTTGCCCACCTCTTCCACGAGCAGCCAGACACCGATTAAGCTGAGGAAAACAGAACGCATGACTTTGAATTCTTCATCGTCCAGCTCATCGATAGGCCGTTCCCTGCAGAAACATTTCACAGAGCCATCGGGAGTGGGTCCTGGAGCCATTAGCCTGCCCGATGAGGAGTTCATCACCCAAAAAAGAATCACTTTGAATACCATTGTAACGGAATATCTAACCAATCAGCATTCGTTGTGCAACAATCCAGTTACCACCTGCCCCCAGTTCGATCTGTTTGAGCCCCACAAATGTCCCGATCCACGACCTAGTCGCCTGCTCAGCTCGAACTACAATCTGACCAGCAGACATTTTCGTACTCAAGCCGGTTTCGACACAGGACGCTACGATCGACGACATGTCCACACTCATTTCGCTCCCTGGCGCACTCTGCGTTCGGCCGACTACGAGGAATTGGAATTCAATTGCTGTGATCTGGTGGGCAAATACATTATTGTTGGCACCCAACAGGGACATGGCAGAGTCTTCAATATGAACGATGGCATCGAACAGTTCTCGATGAATTGTCACAACTTCAGTGTGGATGCCATTAAAGCAAATCGGGCTGGAGATTTGGTTCTAACCACAAGTCTCTGGCGTACTCCCACAAGCATATTGTGGAATATTGCGGATAATGAATTCAAATCCAAATTGAGGCTAACTGAAGTCACCTACTGTGAGTTTAGTCACACATCTCAGGATCGTTTGCTGGGCACACAGAATGAG AGTGCATCTTTGTTTGATATTAATACCGGGACCAAAGTGTCTACTTTTACACCAACCATACCCAATCAATATACCAAAAATCGAGCCACACTCTGCCGCACGGATGAGCTCTTGCTGTCGG ATGGCGTCTTGTGGGATGTGCGTTCTGGCAAGGAAATTCATAAATTTGATAAGTTTAATCAATGTATATCGGGAGTCTTCCATCCAAATTGTCTGGAG ATTATTGCCAATACTGAGGTCTGGGATTTGCGCACATTTCATTTACTCCAAACTGTACCTGTGTTGGATCAGCGTAATTGCACCTTCTCACCCATGCATGTTATATATGGTGCCAGATTGGGTGCCGACAGGGATGAGGTTATGGAGACATATGATACCAGCTTTAATGTATTGGATGCCTATGACTACTCTAGCATAGCCACAATCGATGTAAAGAGGAATATCAATGACTTGAGTGTTAGTGCCAATGGCAGTCTGATTGCCGTAGTGGAGGATCATACCAGTTATGACTCGAAGCAGGAGACTTATGTGAAGATCTATGCGGTGGGCGTGAAGAAGAGTGAACGTTCGGAAGAG